One Diospyros lotus cultivar Yz01 chromosome 1, ASM1463336v1, whole genome shotgun sequence genomic window carries:
- the LOC127805173 gene encoding protein DOWNY MILDEW RESISTANCE 6-like isoform X2 gives MDTKVISTGIRYSSLPESYVRPESERPNLSAVEDCVDVPIIDLGSGDREAIVQQIGYACSLFGFFQVINHGIPAEATQQILDVANEFFSLSVEEKMKLYSDDPSKTMRPSTSFNVKKETVHNWKDYLRLHYYPLDKYVPEWPSNPPFFKKSTQVQTPSIIQIVVQESPVRKMKRQLDEYRMMEGQNIREHIITVCDMMQELISAGYKELWTQEAQYQSLFTTLLPQDKELITSIRKYSGINLCVTLCFFFNKYRRREIVMTLYPSSLPVDIISYIADMTLEVISDDVFHAIPRYYKLYC, from the exons ATGGATACGAAGGTGATCTCCACCGGAATCCGGTACTCGAGCTTGCCGGAGAGTTACGTCCGGCCGGAGTCGGAGCGACCGAATCTCTCCGCAGTCGAAGACTGCGTAGATGTTCCAATCATTGACCTAGGATCTGGCGACAGGGAGGCCATAGTCCAGCAAATAGGATACGCCTGTAGTCTATTTGGTTTTTTCCAG GTGATAAATCACGGCATCCCGGCGGAGGCGACGCAGCAGATTCTAGACGTGGCGAACGAGTTCTTCAGTTTGTCGGTGGAGGAGAAGATGAAGCTCTACTCTGACGATCCTTCCAAGACCATGAGGCCCTCCACCAGCTTCAATGTGAAGAAGGAAACGGTTCACAATTGGAAAGATTATCTCAGACTCCATTACTATCCTCTCGACAAGTATGTGCCTGAATGGCCTTCCAATCCCCCTTTCTTCAA GAAAAGTACACAAGTGCAAACCCCAAGTATCATCCAAATTGTTGTCCAAGAATCTCCAGTTAGGAAAATGAAAAGACAACTAGATGAGTATCGGATGATGGAAGGACAGAATATACGTGAGCATATCATCACTGTGTGTGATATGATGCAAGAACTTATATCTGCGGGCTATAAGGAATTATGGACTCAAGAAGCACAGTATCAATCTTTGTTTACCACACTCTTACCACAAGACAAGGAATTAATAACAAGTATTCGGAAATATAGTGGTATAAATTTATGTGTGACATtgtgttttttctttaataaatatagaagaagagaaattgtAATGACTTTATATCCAAGTAGCTTACCAGTTGATATTATAAGTTATATTGCTGATATGACGCTTGAAGTCATTTCTgatgatgtctttcatgcaaTTCCTCGATATTATAAGTTATATTGCTGA
- the LOC127805173 gene encoding protein DOWNY MILDEW RESISTANCE 6-like isoform X1: protein MDTKVISTGIRYSSLPESYVRPESERPNLSAVEDCVDVPIIDLGSGDREAIVQQIGYACSLFGFFQVINHGIPAEATQQILDVANEFFSLSVEEKMKLYSDDPSKTMRPSTSFNVKKETVHNWKDYLRLHYYPLDKYVPEWPSNPPFFKCVNEFFNLSVEEKMKLYSDEPPKTMRVSTSLNVKKETVHNWKDYLRLHCYPLDKYMPEWPSNPSSFEKSTQVQTPSIIQIVVQESPVRKMKRQLDEYRMMEGQNIREHIITVCDMMQELISAGYKELWTQEAQYQSLFTTLLPQDKELITSIRKYSGINLCVTLCFFFNKYRRREIVMTLYPSSLPVDIISYIADMTLEVISDDVFHAIPRYYKLYC from the exons ATGGATACGAAGGTGATCTCCACCGGAATCCGGTACTCGAGCTTGCCGGAGAGTTACGTCCGGCCGGAGTCGGAGCGACCGAATCTCTCCGCAGTCGAAGACTGCGTAGATGTTCCAATCATTGACCTAGGATCTGGCGACAGGGAGGCCATAGTCCAGCAAATAGGATACGCCTGTAGTCTATTTGGTTTTTTCCAG GTGATAAATCACGGCATCCCGGCGGAGGCGACGCAGCAGATTCTAGACGTGGCGAACGAGTTCTTCAGTTTGTCGGTGGAGGAGAAGATGAAGCTCTACTCTGACGATCCTTCCAAGACCATGAGGCCCTCCACCAGCTTCAATGTGAAGAAGGAAACGGTTCACAATTGGAAAGATTATCTCAGACTCCATTACTATCCTCTCGACAAGTATGTGCCTGAATGGCCTTCCAATCCCCCTTTCTTCAA GTGTGTGAACGAGTTCTTCAATTTGTCGGTGGAGGAGAAGATGAAGCTCTACTCTGACGAGCCTCCCAAGACCATGAGGGTCTCCACCAGCTTGAATGTGAAGAAGGAAACGGTTCACAATTGGAAAGATTATCTTAGACTCCATTGCTATCCTCTCGACAAGTATATGCCTGAATGGCCTTCCAATCCCTCTTCCTTCGA GAAAAGTACACAAGTGCAAACCCCAAGTATCATCCAAATTGTTGTCCAAGAATCTCCAGTTAGGAAAATGAAAAGACAACTAGATGAGTATCGGATGATGGAAGGACAGAATATACGTGAGCATATCATCACTGTGTGTGATATGATGCAAGAACTTATATCTGCGGGCTATAAGGAATTATGGACTCAAGAAGCACAGTATCAATCTTTGTTTACCACACTCTTACCACAAGACAAGGAATTAATAACAAGTATTCGGAAATATAGTGGTATAAATTTATGTGTGACATtgtgttttttctttaataaatatagaagaagagaaattgtAATGACTTTATATCCAAGTAGCTTACCAGTTGATATTATAAGTTATATTGCTGATATGACGCTTGAAGTCATTTCTgatgatgtctttcatgcaaTTCCTCGATATTATAAGTTATATTGCTGA